In Cardinium endosymbiont of Dermatophagoides farinae, the sequence CGCGAGAAGAACACTTCAACTCAGTAATATGGGTTTTAAGATTTCTTTGCATGGCTACCGTTTCTTCATCTAAGATCTGAACGATTTCATCATCTGGTGATTGTGGAACAATCTCCTGACCAGATAACAAATTCAGATGCTGAATCATTAACTTAGCCGCTTGCCTAATGCTTTCCTCTGGACTTATAGAACCATCCGTTTTTACTTCAAAGGTCAATTGCTCATAATCTGTACGCTGCTCCACACGCATGTTCTCTACACGGTATTGAACGCTTACAATAGGAGAAAAAATGGCATCAATAGAGATAAGACCTAAAACTGGATCTTTAGGTTTATTATCCTCAGCTGAAAGATACCCCCTATGCTTGACTATATGGAGCTCTATATCAAAACTGGCCGATGCATCAAGCCTACAAATTAACAAATCTGGATTTAAAACCTCAAAAAAAGGAGTGGCTTTAGCAATGTCACCTGCACGAAACTCAGATTTATTAACCCGAACCGAAACAACAGCATCACCGCCTTCTGCAATCTTCTTTAAACGAACTTGTTTAAGATTTAAAATAATCTCTACCAGATCTTCTTGTACCCCTTCAATGGTAGAAAACTCATGACGGATGCCAGGAATCTTAATGGAAACAATAGCATACCCCTCCAGGGAAGATAACAATACCCGCCTAAGGGTATTACCAATCGTAGTGCCATACCCCTTTTCAAGTGGACGAAAACTAAAAATGCCACGTACGGGATCAACCTTCTCCACAAATATCTTTTCGGGCATTTGAAATGCTAATGACGACATATAGAATTTATATTTTATTTAAAAAGTCTAATAGACCGCTTTCAAAACTGAATGGCCAGTGGCAACTAGGTCTTGAAAAAAGCCTATATAGAAGCACTATTTAGAATGGAGCTCAA encodes:
- a CDS encoding DNA-directed RNA polymerase subunit alpha, yielding MSSLAFQMPEKIFVEKVDPVRGIFSFRPLEKGYGTTIGNTLRRVLLSSLEGYAIVSIKIPGIRHEFSTIEGVQEDLVEIILNLKQVRLKKIAEGGDAVVSVRVNKSEFRAGDIAKATPFFEVLNPDLLICRLDASASFDIELHIVKHRGYLSAEDNKPKDPVLGLISIDAIFSPIVSVQYRVENMRVEQRTDYEQLTFEVKTDGSISPEESIRQAAKLMIQHLNLLSGQEIVPQSPDDEIVQILDEETVAMQRNLKTHITELKCSSRVLNCLKSAGIETLEDLVTVKDFDNMKFRNFGRKSRDEIDQLLAEKNLKIGMDLSGYKLDG